The following are encoded in a window of Lactobacillus intestinalis genomic DNA:
- a CDS encoding SLAP domain-containing protein — MKKNTKMISLAAAALLAVAPVVASPTVANAASITVGVTNGESAPATTNNQDIKLSLSVNNINAIENNSAASSLSVSLTSNYGNLKQNGKVYVYNAKDVKNGVVAKNAKAVSKLTAGHSYVVVANDVTISGLTANGEYTINGKKATADTYGNITKGFDVVSSEFTTPDKSLTGTPYFAENNREVTSGSITLGKDENNVDSLVNAIAKKYSVKIAGTAKANWSDLKNDVENGLKSAGISYSGAKGDFSAPANSFTLTVNASASNTKTASMPITVTAYNAPADYSDNPVITYNGTKYDHTQKIDLADNASFNYVNLNGTVDTNAIQSAFSATTTAADTTLISTKIDTSKVNTTVAGKYPVTVTATNANGKTITLTFDLTVGQKGATYKTIKATENTIPVYEINGNTVTQTTDTVANNANIATFGTTTVKGTSYTHVNSESSNHFIETKYVDGSATQETEKGESYTVMHDSQAYDKDGKKIDGVIYKSYKQVSIVPREVTVNGKTYYKIANKDQYVRVTNITGQKRTLKHNAYIYATSKRRANRKVLKKGTKVTTYGGSYKFKNGKRYFRIEGATASKKMYVRTSNF, encoded by the coding sequence ATGAAAAAGAATACAAAAATGATTAGTTTAGCTGCGGCTGCACTCCTTGCAGTTGCTCCAGTTGTTGCTTCTCCAACAGTTGCGAATGCTGCAAGTATTACTGTTGGTGTTACTAACGGAGAAAGTGCTCCAGCAACTACTAACAACCAAGATATCAAACTTTCACTTAGCGTAAACAACATTAACGCTATTGAAAATAACAGTGCTGCTTCATCATTATCAGTAAGTTTGACTTCAAATTATGGCAACTTAAAGCAAAATGGTAAAGTATATGTTTACAATGCTAAAGATGTTAAAAATGGTGTTGTCGCTAAAAATGCAAAAGCTGTTTCTAAGCTAACTGCTGGTCATAGTTACGTTGTAGTTGCAAACGATGTAACTATTAGTGGCTTGACTGCAAATGGGGAATATACCATTAACGGTAAAAAGGCAACTGCCGATACATACGGCAATATTACTAAGGGGTTTGATGTAGTAAGTTCTGAATTTACTACTCCTGACAAGAGTTTGACTGGTACACCATACTTTGCAGAAAACAACCGTGAAGTTACTAGCGGAAGTATTACTTTAGGCAAAGACGAAAATAATGTCGATTCTTTAGTTAATGCGATTGCTAAGAAGTACTCAGTTAAAATTGCTGGTACTGCAAAGGCAAATTGGAGCGATTTAAAGAATGATGTTGAAAATGGTTTAAAGAGTGCAGGGATTAGCTATTCTGGTGCTAAAGGTGACTTCTCAGCTCCTGCTAACTCATTTACTTTAACTGTTAATGCTTCAGCTTCAAACACTAAGACTGCAAGTATGCCAATTACTGTTACTGCTTATAATGCCCCAGCTGACTACAGTGATAATCCAGTAATTACCTATAACGGCACTAAGTACGATCACACTCAAAAGATCGATTTAGCAGACAATGCTTCATTTAATTATGTAAATCTTAACGGTACTGTAGATACTAATGCCATTCAATCAGCCTTTTCTGCAACTACAACTGCTGCTGATACAACTTTGATTTCAACTAAGATTGATACTTCTAAAGTTAACACTACAGTTGCTGGTAAGTACCCAGTGACCGTTACTGCTACTAACGCTAATGGTAAGACCATCACTTTGACTTTTGATTTAACTGTTGGTCAAAAGGGTGCAACTTACAAGACTATTAAGGCAACTGAAAACACTATTCCAGTTTACGAAATTAACGGCAATACTGTAACGCAAACTACTGACACCGTTGCAAACAATGCTAACATTGCAACCTTTGGTACCACTACTGTCAAAGGTACTTCTTACACTCATGTAAACAGTGAAAGCTCAAACCACTTTATCGAAACTAAGTATGTTGACGGTTCAGCTACTCAAGAAACTGAAAAGGGTGAATCATACACTGTAATGCATGATTCCCAAGCTTACGACAAAGATGGCAAGAAGATTGATGGTGTCATCTACAAGTCATACAAGCAAGTTTCTATCGTGCCAAGGGAAGTAACTGTCAATGGCAAGACTTACTACAAGATTGCTAATAAAGATCAATATGTTCGTGTAACTAACATTACTGGTCAAAAGCGTACTTTAAAGCACAATGCCTACATCTATGCAACTTCTAAGAGACGTGCAAACAGAAAAGTTTTGAAGAAGGGTACTAAGGTTACTACTTACGGTGGTTCCTACAAGTTCAAGAATGGTAAGCGTTACTTCAGAATTGAAGGTGCTACAGCTTCTAAGAAGATGTACGTAAGAACTAGCAACTTTTAG
- the mobL gene encoding relaxase MobL yields the protein MQFLVRHRLLNPQTDTLNTKAIISTSHKMMETFTNLEKLNNPYWVAAIHRNTGNIHFATVEEVNS from the coding sequence ATTCAATTTCTAGTTCGACATAGATTACTTAATCCCCAAACTGATACATTGAATACTAAGGCAATAATCTCCACCTCACACAAAATGATGGAAACTTTTACAAATCTAGAAAAACTAAATAATCCATATTGGGTAGCTGCAATTCACAGAAACACCGGTAATATTCACTTTGCAACTGTTGAAGAAGTAAATAGCTAA
- a CDS encoding LlaJI family restriction endonuclease yields MMKDELKIFVIEDGKPVSSDIIQKFNLQIKDLSKNSDSEIISDFVGIVRRESSILFSMPKHYYDKNEFDNLDITKKLYYIKLVMNTIFSSVLSNTYSEFHNSDLETDLSFESFYKIYDYYKKFGLFYKKRTTVKKGYKGHISWHRVLTTSKKIISNGNLLFLPLYVDKKVNDETLITRCMIFAINYTNYLFSLFVDLPNASGLSSFGIDRTLLDNRSLVISKLKNLQNKIFKDIDIRLLDNLITFFEGLNFSSEKIHDLKFQNFNNIWEKAVEKYLNNYFQCVNNDRLIFSKSKVKNNFSKIPFSEFNLANTNHTLEPDHYFYNKSNDIQYIFDSKYYTVLKNFDYKEFSYHILLMNRAATTYDALIMPTRAKNRTEQYIQINKNYLPKGINSVKIYLVYLNMIHVLKNFID; encoded by the coding sequence ATGATGAAAGATGAACTTAAGATATTTGTTATCGAGGATGGCAAGCCTGTTTCATCGGATATTATTCAAAAATTTAATTTACAGATTAAAGATTTAAGTAAAAATTCTGATTCTGAAATTATTTCAGATTTTGTAGGCATTGTAAGAAGAGAAAGCTCAATACTGTTTTCGATGCCTAAACACTATTATGATAAAAATGAATTTGACAACTTAGATATTACAAAAAAATTGTATTACATCAAATTAGTGATGAATACAATTTTTAGTTCTGTATTAAGCAATACTTATTCGGAATTTCATAACAGTGATTTAGAAACAGATTTATCTTTTGAATCGTTTTATAAAATATATGATTATTATAAAAAGTTTGGTTTATTTTATAAAAAACGAACCACAGTAAAAAAGGGCTATAAAGGGCATATTTCGTGGCATAGAGTTTTGACTACGTCTAAAAAGATAATAAGTAATGGAAATTTATTGTTTTTGCCTTTGTATGTTGATAAGAAAGTAAATGATGAAACCTTGATTACAAGGTGTATGATCTTTGCTATTAATTATACAAATTATTTATTTAGTCTTTTTGTAGATTTACCTAATGCATCTGGATTATCTTCTTTTGGTATAGATCGAACTTTGTTAGATAATAGGTCATTAGTTATCTCAAAACTAAAAAATTTGCAAAACAAAATTTTTAAAGATATAGATATTCGTTTATTAGATAATTTAATTACTTTTTTTGAAGGACTAAATTTTAGTTCTGAAAAGATACATGATTTAAAATTTCAGAATTTTAATAATATATGGGAAAAAGCAGTTGAAAAATACTTGAACAATTATTTTCAATGTGTTAACAATGACCGTTTAATTTTTTCAAAATCAAAAGTTAAAAATAATTTCTCGAAAATCCCTTTTAGTGAATTTAATTTAGCGAATACTAATCATACACTAGAACCAGACCATTATTTTTACAATAAAAGTAATGATATTCAATATATTTTTGATTCTAAGTATTATACAGTATTAAAGAATTTTGATTATAAAGAATTCTCGTATCACATATTATTGATGAATAGAGCCGCTACAACATATGATGCATTAATAATGCCCACCAGAGCAAAGAATCGGACTGAACAATATATACAGATTAATAAAAATTATTTACCTAAAGGAATTAATTCAGTTAAAATTTATTTGGTTTATCTTAATATGATACATGTTCTAAAAAATTTCATTGACTAA
- a CDS encoding AAA family ATPase yields the protein MIFIYDFKEGIFTLALKRANFEKDKPVFLVLEEMSRANVAAVFGDLFQLLDRKSNGEGEYAINNELLATKALGEEKDDPVRLPSNLTIIGTVNTSDQNVFAMDNAFKRRFEWQYVSTEAGDDFDNNPDIEIVGLNDKVSWKTFYSNLNNYIVRNLNLNEDKQIGPYFIKFSQNANSEFDNDTPEDLIKNKLLQYLWEDVESMVDIHSKEGIFDKSIKSFSELYSDFEKDKQIFSDNFLNTLKAANGNNK from the coding sequence ATGATTTTTATTTATGATTTTAAGGAAGGAATTTTTACTTTAGCATTAAAACGTGCAAATTTTGAAAAAGATAAGCCTGTTTTTCTCGTTCTTGAGGAAATGAGTCGAGCAAATGTAGCTGCAGTTTTTGGTGATTTATTTCAATTATTAGATAGAAAGAGTAATGGAGAAGGTGAGTATGCTATCAATAATGAGCTACTTGCTACTAAGGCGCTAGGAGAAGAGAAAGATGATCCGGTACGACTTCCAAGTAATTTAACAATAATTGGTACCGTTAATACCAGTGATCAGAACGTTTTTGCAATGGATAATGCATTTAAACGAAGATTTGAATGGCAGTATGTCTCCACAGAAGCAGGAGATGATTTTGATAATAATCCAGATATAGAAATTGTTGGTTTGAATGATAAAGTAAGTTGGAAAACGTTTTATTCAAATTTAAATAATTATATTGTAAGAAATTTGAATTTAAATGAAGACAAGCAGATAGGACCATATTTTATCAAATTCTCTCAAAATGCTAATAGCGAATTTGATAATGACACTCCAGAAGACTTAATTAAAAACAAGTTATTACAATATCTTTGGGAAGATGTAGAAAGTATGGTAGATATACATTCTAAAGAAGGAATATTTGATAAATCGATAAAAAGCTTTTCTGAATTATATTCAGATTTTGAAAAAGATAAGCAGATATTCTCTGATAATTTCTTGAATACTTTGAAAGCAGCAAATGGGAATAATAAATGA
- a CDS encoding DNA cytosine methyltransferase, with product MKAIDLFSGIGGLSEGFRKNNVDIVVANEIDKDIASSYKKNNPETEMINEDITQLNIESVFGKYKDANIILGGPPCQGFSQKGKRLSLKDPRNYLFRYFAKVVDFVKPEYFVMENVPNLLTTSNGYFKNEIIDIFSRMGYKVNLDVLNAADYGVPQNRRRAIIIGALNGHKVLMPKKINKKVTTWEAMSDLAFLKSGEGSFEQEYRIAPQTSYQKDRRKNSTKLFNHQATNHSLSAIKRMQLIPENGDKNDLPQELLTKSIYSGTWGRIIKNYQSVTITTRFDTPSSGRFTHPFLNRAITVREAARIQSFDDDTIFWGPKTSQMKQVGNAVPPKLAYKIAQQIIKDKKR from the coding sequence TTGAAAGCAATTGATTTATTTTCTGGAATTGGTGGATTATCAGAAGGTTTTAGAAAAAACAATGTTGATATTGTTGTGGCTAATGAGATAGATAAAGATATCGCATCGTCGTATAAAAAGAATAATCCAGAAACAGAGATGATAAATGAAGATATTACTCAATTAAATATTGAATCCGTTTTTGGTAAATATAAGGATGCCAATATTATTCTAGGTGGTCCCCCTTGTCAAGGGTTTAGTCAAAAGGGAAAAAGATTAAGTTTAAAGGATCCAAGAAATTATTTATTTAGATATTTTGCAAAAGTAGTTGATTTTGTAAAACCAGAATATTTTGTGATGGAAAATGTGCCCAATTTACTTACTACATCAAATGGATATTTTAAGAATGAAATTATAGATATCTTTTCGAGAATGGGCTATAAAGTTAATTTAGATGTGCTAAACGCAGCAGATTATGGTGTACCACAAAATCGTAGAAGAGCCATTATTATTGGAGCTTTGAATGGACATAAGGTACTAATGCCTAAGAAAATAAATAAAAAAGTTACTACGTGGGAAGCAATGAGTGATTTAGCATTTTTGAAGAGTGGAGAAGGAAGCTTTGAACAGGAATATAGAATAGCACCACAAACTTCTTATCAGAAAGATAGAAGAAAAAATTCAACTAAATTATTTAATCATCAAGCTACAAATCATAGTTTGTCTGCTATAAAAAGAATGCAATTGATCCCTGAAAATGGAGATAAGAATGATTTACCTCAAGAACTACTTACTAAATCTATTTATAGTGGAACATGGGGAAGAATTATAAAAAATTATCAATCAGTGACTATTACTACTAGATTTGATACACCTAGTTCTGGGAGATTCACTCATCCATTTTTAAATAGAGCCATAACTGTTAGAGAGGCAGCTAGAATTCAATCTTTTGATGACGATACTATATTTTGGGGGCCAAAGACTTCACAGATGAAACAAGTAGGGAATGCTGTACCTCCTAAGTTAGCTTATAAAATCGCTCAACAGATTATTAAAGATAAGAAGAGATAA
- a CDS encoding DNA-methyltransferase, translated as MPKKYKLYNDDCIKVMQSLPDDSVDLILTDPPYNIGKFMKKRQTNLNRMRENFFVGAGWDNEDYTDWISDMSRFFNEAHRVLKKKGTLIMFMSVLKVESIIELAQATSFYYKTTGVWHKTNPMPRNMNLHFVNSNESWLYFINDGKTGTFNNNGKLELDFIQTGVTPAGEKKYGKHPTQKPVALMDHFVTILSNPDDIVLDPFMGSGTAGVSAISKNRKFIGAEISKKYFDLSLKRISEISDLFNME; from the coding sequence ATGCCAAAAAAATATAAATTATATAATGATGATTGCATTAAGGTTATGCAGAGTTTGCCAGATGATAGTGTTGATCTTATCTTAACAGATCCTCCCTACAATATTGGTAAATTTATGAAGAAGAGACAAACAAACTTAAATAGGATGCGTGAAAATTTTTTTGTTGGTGCAGGTTGGGATAATGAGGATTATACTGACTGGATTAGTGACATGTCTCGATTTTTTAATGAAGCTCATAGAGTTTTAAAGAAGAAAGGAACATTAATAATGTTCATGTCTGTTTTAAAAGTAGAAAGTATTATTGAATTAGCACAAGCAACATCTTTTTACTATAAAACTACAGGTGTTTGGCATAAAACAAATCCGATGCCCAGAAATATGAATTTGCATTTTGTAAATTCAAACGAATCTTGGCTATATTTTATAAATGATGGAAAAACTGGGACTTTTAATAATAACGGAAAATTAGAATTAGATTTTATTCAAACCGGTGTTACACCTGCTGGTGAGAAAAAATATGGAAAACATCCTACCCAAAAACCAGTTGCGTTAATGGATCATTTTGTTACTATCTTGAGTAATCCAGATGACATAGTACTTGACCCATTTATGGGCAGTGGAACAGCTGGAGTATCAGCGATTTCAAAAAATAGAAAATTTATTGGAGCAGAAATTTCAAAGAAGTATTTTGATTTATCTTTAAAAAGAATATCGGAAATATCTGATTTATTTAATATGGAGTGA
- a CDS encoding putative quinol monooxygenase yields the protein MDEEPVLKIRKLTIKREDRGEYLRQAENNMHQSIPAELDTLIIGSGHEDPQGTIDYTIELFRNELAEHLHIASDHADDYEETIKKIASDRELFDLKPEIVTTKSNESLNAYSDEFVMRLTHVVVKDGDYDKFAHAIKKEITTAMAEEPGAKMIIAGSEKSNPNSWYIWEVYTNDKEYENHLKSTHFTEYQAEVKALIEKRDVKVLFRDTLASQGAIVLD from the coding sequence ATGGATGAAGAACCAGTATTAAAGATTAGAAAATTGACGATTAAGCGTGAAGATCGTGGCGAATATCTTCGTCAAGCTGAAAACAATATGCACCAATCAATTCCAGCAGAATTGGATACTTTGATTATTGGGAGTGGTCACGAAGATCCACAAGGTACAATTGATTACACAATTGAATTATTCCGTAATGAATTGGCTGAACACTTACACATTGCTTCAGATCACGCTGATGATTATGAAGAAACTATCAAGAAGATTGCTAGTGATAGAGAACTTTTTGATTTAAAACCAGAAATTGTCACTACTAAGTCTAATGAATCTTTGAACGCTTATAGTGACGAATTTGTAATGCGCTTAACTCACGTAGTTGTTAAAGATGGCGATTATGATAAGTTTGCTCATGCAATTAAGAAAGAAATCACCACTGCTATGGCCGAAGAACCAGGTGCTAAGATGATTATTGCTGGTAGCGAAAAGTCAAACCCAAACAGCTGGTACATCTGGGAAGTTTACACAAATGATAAAGAATACGAAAATCATTTGAAGTCAACCCACTTTACTGAATATCAAGCTGAAGTAAAGGCCTTGATTGAAAAGCGTGATGTCAAGGTTTTATTCCGTGATACCTTAGCTTCACAAGGTGCTATTGTCTTAGACTAA
- a CDS encoding alpha-hydroxy-acid oxidizing protein — protein MHEEKKEVASPWPGPKGMIPVTSGQADDANLHNRAYLDSILVEMRIIDAIKPNLTTEIFGRKYSSPLTLAALSHLNKVLPDKSRKPMQEKVAVAKKMNVLNWIGMESDEDYMEMEKDAGDMIRIVKPFADHERIIKELQLAEKLGAVAVGMDIDHVPGENGDYDVVDGIPLGPLTFADLRRYVKATKLPFVAKGVLSVRDATKARDAGASAIVVSHHHGRIPFGVPPLKILPEIKKALKGSKMTIFVDGSLMSGYDAYKALALGADAVLIGRGILPELLKDGQAGTEAKIKKLNEELSQMMLYTGIPDTKSFDRSILHFE, from the coding sequence ATGCATGAAGAAAAGAAAGAAGTTGCAAGTCCATGGCCTGGTCCTAAAGGAATGATCCCTGTCACTAGCGGTCAAGCTGATGATGCTAATCTTCACAATCGCGCATATTTGGATAGCATTTTGGTAGAGATGCGAATCATTGATGCGATTAAGCCAAATTTAACCACGGAAATTTTTGGCAGAAAATACAGCAGTCCTTTAACTTTGGCTGCTTTATCTCATTTAAATAAAGTATTGCCTGACAAGTCACGCAAACCAATGCAAGAAAAAGTTGCTGTTGCTAAAAAGATGAATGTTCTTAATTGGATTGGCATGGAATCTGATGAAGATTATATGGAAATGGAAAAAGATGCTGGTGATATGATTAGAATTGTGAAACCGTTTGCCGATCATGAACGAATTATAAAAGAGTTGCAATTAGCGGAAAAATTAGGCGCAGTTGCGGTGGGAATGGATATTGATCATGTTCCTGGAGAAAATGGTGATTATGATGTTGTTGATGGGATTCCACTCGGGCCGCTTACTTTTGCAGATTTGCGCCGTTATGTGAAAGCAACGAAATTGCCATTTGTGGCTAAGGGCGTTCTTTCAGTGCGGGATGCGACTAAGGCGCGGGATGCAGGTGCAAGCGCGATCGTAGTTTCTCATCATCATGGCCGGATTCCATTTGGTGTGCCACCTTTGAAGATTTTACCTGAAATAAAGAAAGCTCTTAAAGGGAGCAAGATGACAATTTTTGTGGATGGTTCTTTAATGAGCGGCTATGATGCTTATAAAGCTCTTGCCTTGGGTGCTGACGCAGTCTTAATTGGCCGCGGGATTTTGCCGGAATTGTTAAAAGATGGCCAAGCCGGTACTGAAGCTAAAATTAAAAAACTCAATGAAGAATTGAGTCAGATGATGCTTTATACGGGAATTCCTGATACTAAAAGTTTTGATAGGAGCATCTTACATTTTGAATGA
- a CDS encoding PTS system mannose/fructose/sorbose family transporter subunit IID, whose amino-acid sequence MPKENTKTNSLTKKDLFRANWRWLWSSQLSWNYEKMMAPGYFYSVLPFLKRWYKDDELVEMMQMQSQFFNVNAFDGNFIIGMDLAIEEKQGSKAKDTIAGLKTGLMGPLAGVGDTIFGAIIPTICGSIGAYMGLRGNPFGAILWIIVNLIVLFTRFGFLNLGYTQGAKLIDSASGRLNAITDSAVLLGVTVVGALVPTVVNVKVPFVYQTGKVTLKMQSILNQIMPSLVPVLLVALVYWLLGKKHVTSTKMIWFVLILGIVLSYFHILSA is encoded by the coding sequence ATGCCGAAGGAGAATACGAAAACTAATTCACTTACCAAAAAAGATTTATTTCGTGCCAATTGGCGATGGCTATGGTCTAGTCAATTATCTTGGAATTACGAAAAAATGATGGCTCCCGGCTATTTTTATTCCGTTTTACCATTTTTAAAACGTTGGTATAAAGATGATGAATTGGTTGAAATGATGCAAATGCAATCCCAGTTTTTCAATGTTAATGCTTTTGATGGAAACTTCATTATTGGGATGGATTTAGCTATTGAAGAAAAACAGGGCAGTAAGGCTAAAGATACTATTGCAGGACTTAAGACCGGTTTGATGGGACCATTAGCTGGCGTGGGTGATACGATTTTTGGTGCCATCATTCCTACTATTTGTGGTTCTATTGGTGCTTATATGGGACTGCGTGGCAATCCATTTGGTGCAATTTTATGGATTATTGTTAACCTTATTGTTTTATTTACTAGATTTGGATTTTTAAATTTAGGTTACACCCAAGGTGCTAAGTTGATCGACTCTGCTTCTGGACGCTTAAATGCGATTACAGACTCTGCCGTTTTGCTGGGGGTAACGGTCGTTGGAGCGTTAGTACCAACCGTTGTAAATGTGAAGGTGCCTTTTGTCTATCAAACTGGAAAAGTGACCTTAAAGATGCAAAGTATTTTGAATCAGATTATGCCTTCTTTAGTTCCCGTTTTATTGGTCGCTTTAGTTTATTGGCTATTAGGTAAAAAGCACGTTACCTCTACTAAGATGATTTGGTTTGTTTTGATTTTAGGCATCGTTTTAAGCTATTTCCACATTTTAAGTGCATAA
- a CDS encoding PTS mannose/fructose/sorbose/N-acetylgalactosamine transporter subunit IIC: MTIQWWQILLLTCLAFWVIIDQLTVSIINNPLAIGMISGVIMGDMTVGLAVGATLQLMVLGVSTYGGASMPDFMTGAIIGTVYAVISGKGVQFAIGLAVPVGLLMVQLDVLARFTNTIFQHRMDKFINENNPDAAARNALWGTFSWGLSRAIPVFILLVVGNDVVKAILAIIPEWLTDGLKVSGHILPIVGIAILLRYLPTKRFISYLAIGFIAAAYLKIPMLGVALLGAALAYIHYQNEIEKLDAKPVNSENTDENGEYTNAEGEYEN; encoded by the coding sequence ATGACAATACAATGGTGGCAGATTTTATTACTTACATGCCTAGCATTTTGGGTAATTATTGACCAGTTAACCGTTTCAATTATTAACAATCCGTTAGCAATCGGAATGATTTCTGGAGTTATTATGGGCGATATGACGGTTGGATTGGCCGTAGGAGCAACTTTACAATTAATGGTTTTAGGAGTTTCTACCTATGGGGGAGCTTCGATGCCCGACTTTATGACCGGGGCAATAATCGGAACTGTTTATGCGGTGATTTCTGGAAAAGGGGTTCAATTTGCGATTGGATTAGCGGTTCCGGTAGGACTTTTGATGGTTCAACTAGACGTGCTTGCTCGTTTTACCAACACAATTTTCCAGCACCGCATGGATAAATTTATCAATGAAAATAATCCAGATGCTGCTGCGAGAAATGCTTTATGGGGTACTTTTTCTTGGGGACTATCTCGCGCAATTCCCGTCTTTATCTTACTTGTGGTAGGAAATGATGTGGTAAAGGCGATTTTAGCAATTATTCCTGAATGGCTTACAGATGGATTGAAGGTTTCAGGACATATTTTGCCAATTGTCGGAATTGCGATTTTGCTTCGCTACTTACCAACCAAGCGTTTTATTTCATACTTGGCAATTGGCTTTATTGCTGCAGCTTATTTAAAGATTCCAATGCTTGGAGTCGCTCTTTTGGGTGCTGCCCTGGCCTATATTCATTACCAAAATGAGATTGAAAAGTTAGACGCAAAACCAGTTAATTCAGAAAATACAGATGAGAATGGAGAATACACAAATGCCGAAGGAGAATACGAAAACTAA
- a CDS encoding PTS mannose/fructose/sorbose transporter subunit IIAB: MNNFLLVSHGEYAKSTLASCEMIAGKLSNVKAIAFKQTMNQDDLLDEITKVAASFDTAPTIIVDIAGGTPANASLRYQKAHPDVEVYSGLCLPLLLAAVMGTPMKDAIEQAKANLAPVGDAHENKPEPKKTPIKVDNQNAEVEPQTMHNIRIDERLIHGQVATMWTNALHLTRLMVIGDDIVKNDIQKTALKTACPHGVHLSILTAKGAARRINSGKYKGQTVLILVKNPGVLKELVDNGVKLPEINVGNMSTKANSRQVAKSVAVTEEDIENFKYLDKKGCHLYHQMVPAEDKEDFMKLLSK, translated from the coding sequence TTGAATAATTTTCTACTTGTGAGCCATGGAGAATATGCAAAATCAACTCTAGCTAGTTGCGAAATGATTGCAGGTAAATTATCCAATGTGAAGGCTATTGCATTCAAGCAAACCATGAATCAGGATGATCTACTTGATGAAATTACCAAAGTCGCAGCGAGCTTTGACACTGCACCAACAATTATTGTAGATATTGCTGGAGGAACTCCAGCGAATGCTTCTTTACGCTATCAAAAAGCTCATCCTGATGTAGAAGTATATAGTGGACTTTGTTTGCCATTACTTTTAGCAGCGGTAATGGGTACGCCGATGAAGGATGCAATTGAACAAGCTAAAGCTAATTTAGCGCCGGTTGGGGATGCCCATGAGAATAAACCTGAGCCTAAAAAGACTCCCATTAAAGTTGATAACCAAAATGCGGAAGTTGAACCGCAAACTATGCACAACATCCGAATTGATGAGCGATTAATTCATGGTCAGGTAGCGACAATGTGGACCAATGCACTTCATTTGACGCGTTTGATGGTAATTGGAGACGATATTGTTAAAAACGATATTCAAAAAACTGCTCTAAAAACGGCTTGCCCGCATGGAGTGCATTTGAGTATTTTAACTGCTAAAGGTGCTGCGCGCCGAATTAATTCAGGTAAATACAAAGGCCAAACTGTATTAATCTTAGTGAAGAATCCGGGCGTTTTAAAAGAATTAGTTGATAACGGAGTTAAATTGCCTGAGATTAACGTCGGAAACATGTCAACAAAAGCTAATTCGCGCCAAGTTGCTAAAAGTGTGGCTGTGACAGAAGAGGATATAGAAAACTTTAAGTATCTTGATAAGAAGGGATGCCATCTTTATCACCAAATGGTCCCAGCTGAAGATAAAGAAGATTTTATGAAATTATTGAGTAAATAG